In Candidatus Hydrogenedentota bacterium, the following proteins share a genomic window:
- a CDS encoding SUF system NifU family Fe-S cluster assembly protein, whose protein sequence is MMSDPRAMYEQVILDHNKNPRNFGPMPDADTVVDGYNPLCGDTIKLYLKFDGDTIAAASFDGQGCAIAKASASLMTTVVKGKSRAEADALFTLFHHMLKSAPDTPLDEAALGKLRVFSGVREYPVRVKCATLAWHTLHAALGGNAEDEPVTTE, encoded by the coding sequence CTGATGAGCGACCCCCGCGCCATGTACGAGCAGGTCATCCTCGACCACAACAAGAACCCCCGCAACTTCGGGCCCATGCCGGACGCCGACACCGTGGTGGACGGCTACAACCCCCTCTGCGGCGACACCATCAAGCTCTACCTCAAGTTCGACGGCGACACCATCGCCGCCGCCAGCTTCGACGGCCAGGGCTGCGCCATCGCCAAAGCCTCCGCCTCCCTCATGACCACCGTCGTCAAGGGAAAATCCCGCGCCGAGGCCGACGCCCTCTTCACCCTCTTCCACCACATGCTCAAGTCCGCCCCCGACACCCCCCTCGACGAGGCCGCCCTCGGCAAGCTCCGCGTCTTCTCCGGCGTCCGCGAATACCCCGTCCGCGTAAAATGCGCCACCCTAGCCTGGCACACCCTCCACGCCGCCCTCGGCGGCAACGCCGAAGACGAGCCCGTCACCACGGAGTAG